A DNA window from Pongo abelii isolate AG06213 chromosome 2, NHGRI_mPonAbe1-v2.0_pri, whole genome shotgun sequence contains the following coding sequences:
- the HRH1 gene encoding histamine H1 receptor, whose translation MSLPNSSCLLEDKMCEGNKTTMASPQLMPLVVVLSTISLVTVGLNLLVLYAVRSERKLHTVGNLYIVSLSVADLIVGAVVMPMNILYLLMSKWSLGRPLCLFWLSMDYVASTASIFSVFILCIDRYRSVQQPLRYLKYRTKTRASATILGAWFLSFLWVIPILGWNHFRQQISVRREDKCETDFYDVTWFKVMTAIINFYLPTLLMLWFYAKIYKAVQKHCQHRELINGSLPSFSEIKLRPENPKGDAKKPGKESPWEVLKRKPKDAGGGSVLKSPSQTPKEMKSPVVFSQEDDGEVDKLHCFPLDIVQMQTVAEGSSRDYVAINQSHGQLKTDEQGLNTHGASEISEDQMLGDSQSFSRTDSDTTTETAPGKGKLRSGSNTGLDYIKFTWKRLRSHSRQYVSGLHMNRERKAAKQLGFIMAAFILCWIPYFIFFMVIAFCKNCCNEHLHMFTIWLGYINSTLNPLIYPLCNENFKKTFKRILHIRS comes from the coding sequence ATGAGCCTCCCCAATTCCTCCTGCCTCTTAGAAGACAAGATGTGTGAGGGCAACAAGACCACTATGGCCAGCCCCCAGCTGATGCCCCTGGTGGTGGTCCTGAGCACCATCTCCTTGGTCACAGTAGGGCTCAACCTGCTGGTGCTGTATGCTGTACGGAGTGAGCGGAAGCTCCACACTGTGGGGAACCTGTACATCGTCAGCCTCTCGGTGGCGGACCTGATCGTGGGTGCCGTCGTCATGCCTATGAACATCCTCTACCTGCTCATGTCCAAGTGGTCACTGGGCCGTCCTCTCTGCCTCTTTTGGCTTTCCATGGACTATGTGGCCAGCACAGCATCCATTTTCAGTGTCTTCATCCTGTGCATTGATCGCTACCGCTCTGTCCAGCAGCCCCTCAGGTACCTCAAGTATCGTACCAAGACCCGAGCCTCGGCCACCATTTTGGGGGCCTGGTTTCTCTCTTTTCTGTGGGTTATTCCCATTCTAGGCTGGAATCACTTCAGGCAGCAGATCTCGGTGCGCCGAGAGGACAAGTGTGAGACAGACTTCTATGATGTCACCTGGTTCAAGGTCATGACTGCCATCATCAACTTCTACCTGCCCACCTTGCTCATGCTCTGGTTCTATGCCAAGATCTACAAGGCCGTACAAAAACACTGCCAGCACCGGGAGCTCATCAATgggtccctcccttccttctcagaAATTaagctgaggccagagaaccCCAAGGGGGATGCGAAGAAACCGGGGAAGGAGTCTCCCTGGGAGGTTCTGAAAAGGAAGCCAAAAGATGCTGGTGGTGGATCTGTCTTGAAGTCACCATCCCAAACCCCCAAGGAGATGAAATCCCCAGTTGTCTTCAGCCAAGAGGACGATGGAGAAGTGGACaaactccactgctttccacttgATATTGTGCAGATGCAGACTGTGGCAGAGGGGAGTAGCAGGGACTATGTAGCCATCAACCAGAGCCATGGCCAGCTCAAGACAGATGAGCAGGGCCTGAACACACATGGGGCCAGCGAGATATCAGAGGATCAGATGTTAGGTGATAGCCAGTCCTTCTCTCGAACAGACTCAGATACCACCACAGAGACAGCACCAGGCAAAGGCAAATTGAGGAGTGGGTCTAACACAGGCCTGGATTACATCAAGTTTACTTGGAAGAGGCTCCGCTCGCATTCGAGACAGTATGTATCTGGGTTGCACATGAACCGCGAAAGGAAGGCCGCCAAACAGTTGGGTTTTATCATGGCAGCCTTCATCCTCTGCTGGATCCCTTATTTCATCTTCTTCATGGTCATTGCCTTCTGCAAGAActgttgcaatgaacatttgcacaTGTTCACCATCTGGCTGGGCTACATCAACTCCACACTGAACCCCCTCATCTACCCCTTGTGCAATGAGAACTTCAAGAAGACATTCAAGAGAATTCTGCATATTCGCTCCTAA